One Narcine bancroftii isolate sNarBan1 chromosome 3, sNarBan1.hap1, whole genome shotgun sequence DNA window includes the following coding sequences:
- the LOC138758563 gene encoding tartrate-resistant acid phosphatase type 5-like isoform X2 produces the protein MTEAGSKGSTAARSSRKGRRWNLPPHPAHFVNATPGCGFTSKSGLRSVKEQRSPGRGTGQGPGELMAVFAKIALMFPLMLQGVVVSPRPAAKWDNSKSVRFLALGDWGGLPFKPYTTPVEKNTAHQMGVVAETMGIDFILSLGDNFYYSGVNNVTDHRFQETFEDIFSANSLKDKPWYVVAGNHDHSGNVTAQIKYSKVSKRWNFPHYYYDLNFAIAGSNTTITILMLDTVLLCGNSDDFMGMGPEGPSDHRVANAQLQWVQEKLKTSRSDFLIVAGHYPVWSIAEHGPTKCLVQKLYPLLVQYRVSAYFCGHDHNLQFIRDSDGIGYVLSGAGNFMENSTKHKHHVPEGWLKFFYADISSFGGFVYVEIVPEQMIITYIEAHGKSLYRTTIPRRSSR, from the exons ATGACAGAGGCGGGGAGCAAAGGCTCCACCGCGGCTCGCAGTTCACGGAAGGGCAGGAGGTGGAACCTGCCCCCACACCCTGCTCACTTTGTAAACGCCACGCCAGGCTGTGGGTTCACCTCGAAGTCTGGCCTGCGGTCGGTCAAGGAACAGCGCTCCCCGGGGAGAGGCACGGGGCAAGGTCCAGGCGAGCTG ATGGCCGTATTTGCAAAAATTGCACTGATGTTCCCACTCATGCTCCAGGGTGTAGTGGTAAGCCCCAGGCCTGCTGCAAAGTGGG ATAACTCCAAATCTGTCCGTTTCTTGGCACTTGGTGATTGGGGTGGACTCCCATTTAAACCGTACACAACGCCTGTGGAGAAGAATACAGCCCATCAAATGGGGGTTGTAGCCGAGACAATGGGCATTGACTTTATTCTATCACTGGGGGATAACTTTTATTACAGTGGAGTTAACAACGTCACTGACCACAGATTTCAG GAAACATTTGAGGATATCTTTTCTGCCAACTCATTGAAGGACAAGCCCTGGTATGTTGTGGCAGGAAACCATGATCACTCAGGCAATGTCACTGCACAGATCAAGTATTCCAAAGTGTCCAAGCGATG gAATTTTCCACATTATTACTACGACCTGAATTTTGCCATAGCAGGCTCCAATACCACCATTACAATACTGATGTTGGACACCGTCCTGCTGTGTGGAAATTCTGACGACTTCATGGGAATGGGACCAGAGGGACCATCGGATCATCGTGTGGCCAACGCACAACTTCAGTGGGTTCAGGAGAAATTGAAGACTTCCAG GTCTGACTTCCTGATTGTAGCTGGTCACTATCCTGTTTGGTCAATTGCTGAACATGGGCCCACCAAGTGTCTGGTTCAGAAGTTGTATCCGCTGCTCGTTCAGTACAGGGTCAGTGCATACTTCTGTGGACATGACCACAACCTGCAG TTTATTCGGGATAGTGATGGGATTGGTTATGTCTTGAGTGGAGCTGGAAACTTCATGGAAAATTCAACCAAGCACAAGCACCATGTTCCAGAGGGTTGGTTGAAATTTTTCTACGCGGATATTAGCTCCTTCGGGGGCTTTGTTTATGTGGAGATAGTTCCGGAGCAGATGATTATCACCTACATCGAGGCACACGGCAAATCACTGTATCGGACTACCATCCCTAGACGATCGAGCAGGTGA
- the LOC138758563 gene encoding tartrate-resistant acid phosphatase type 5-like isoform X3, with translation MAVFAKIALMFPLMLQGVVVSPRPAAKWDNSKSVRFLALGDWGGLPFKPYTTPVEKNTAHQMGVVAETMGIDFILSLGDNFYYSGVNNVTDHRFQETFEDIFSANSLKDKPWYVVAGNHDHSGNVTAQIKYSKVSKRWNFPHYYYDLNFAIAGSNTTITILMLDTVLLCGNSDDFMGMGPEGPSDHRVANAQLQWVQEKLKTSRSDFLIVAGHYPVWSIAEHGPTKCLVQKLYPLLVQYRVSAYFCGHDHNLQFIRDSDGIGYVLSGAGNFMENSTKHKHHVPEGWLKFFYADISSFGGFVYVEIVPEQMIITYIEAHGKSLYRTTIPRRSSR, from the exons ATGGCCGTATTTGCAAAAATTGCACTGATGTTCCCACTCATGCTCCAGGGTGTAGTGGTAAGCCCCAGGCCTGCTGCAAAGTGGG ATAACTCCAAATCTGTCCGTTTCTTGGCACTTGGTGATTGGGGTGGACTCCCATTTAAACCGTACACAACGCCTGTGGAGAAGAATACAGCCCATCAAATGGGGGTTGTAGCCGAGACAATGGGCATTGACTTTATTCTATCACTGGGGGATAACTTTTATTACAGTGGAGTTAACAACGTCACTGACCACAGATTTCAG GAAACATTTGAGGATATCTTTTCTGCCAACTCATTGAAGGACAAGCCCTGGTATGTTGTGGCAGGAAACCATGATCACTCAGGCAATGTCACTGCACAGATCAAGTATTCCAAAGTGTCCAAGCGATG gAATTTTCCACATTATTACTACGACCTGAATTTTGCCATAGCAGGCTCCAATACCACCATTACAATACTGATGTTGGACACCGTCCTGCTGTGTGGAAATTCTGACGACTTCATGGGAATGGGACCAGAGGGACCATCGGATCATCGTGTGGCCAACGCACAACTTCAGTGGGTTCAGGAGAAATTGAAGACTTCCAG GTCTGACTTCCTGATTGTAGCTGGTCACTATCCTGTTTGGTCAATTGCTGAACATGGGCCCACCAAGTGTCTGGTTCAGAAGTTGTATCCGCTGCTCGTTCAGTACAGGGTCAGTGCATACTTCTGTGGACATGACCACAACCTGCAG TTTATTCGGGATAGTGATGGGATTGGTTATGTCTTGAGTGGAGCTGGAAACTTCATGGAAAATTCAACCAAGCACAAGCACCATGTTCCAGAGGGTTGGTTGAAATTTTTCTACGCGGATATTAGCTCCTTCGGGGGCTTTGTTTATGTGGAGATAGTTCCGGAGCAGATGATTATCACCTACATCGAGGCACACGGCAAATCACTGTATCGGACTACCATCCCTAGACGATCGAGCAGGTGA
- the LOC138758563 gene encoding tartrate-resistant acid phosphatase type 5-like isoform X1 translates to MTEAGSKGSTAARSSRKGRRWNLPPHPAHFVNATPGCGFTSKSGLRSVKEQRSPGRGTGQGPGELPSGQIHPSVGAEKNFPELCFVESIFALMAVFAKIALMFPLMLQGVVVSPRPAAKWDNSKSVRFLALGDWGGLPFKPYTTPVEKNTAHQMGVVAETMGIDFILSLGDNFYYSGVNNVTDHRFQETFEDIFSANSLKDKPWYVVAGNHDHSGNVTAQIKYSKVSKRWNFPHYYYDLNFAIAGSNTTITILMLDTVLLCGNSDDFMGMGPEGPSDHRVANAQLQWVQEKLKTSRSDFLIVAGHYPVWSIAEHGPTKCLVQKLYPLLVQYRVSAYFCGHDHNLQFIRDSDGIGYVLSGAGNFMENSTKHKHHVPEGWLKFFYADISSFGGFVYVEIVPEQMIITYIEAHGKSLYRTTIPRRSSR, encoded by the exons ATGACAGAGGCGGGGAGCAAAGGCTCCACCGCGGCTCGCAGTTCACGGAAGGGCAGGAGGTGGAACCTGCCCCCACACCCTGCTCACTTTGTAAACGCCACGCCAGGCTGTGGGTTCACCTCGAAGTCTGGCCTGCGGTCGGTCAAGGAACAGCGCTCCCCGGGGAGAGGCACGGGGCAAGGTCCAGGCGAGCTG CCTAGTGGACAGATTCATCCATCTGTTGGCGCTGAGAAGAATTTTCCAGAGCTTTGTTTCGTGGAGTCAATATTTGCTCTA ATGGCCGTATTTGCAAAAATTGCACTGATGTTCCCACTCATGCTCCAGGGTGTAGTGGTAAGCCCCAGGCCTGCTGCAAAGTGGG ATAACTCCAAATCTGTCCGTTTCTTGGCACTTGGTGATTGGGGTGGACTCCCATTTAAACCGTACACAACGCCTGTGGAGAAGAATACAGCCCATCAAATGGGGGTTGTAGCCGAGACAATGGGCATTGACTTTATTCTATCACTGGGGGATAACTTTTATTACAGTGGAGTTAACAACGTCACTGACCACAGATTTCAG GAAACATTTGAGGATATCTTTTCTGCCAACTCATTGAAGGACAAGCCCTGGTATGTTGTGGCAGGAAACCATGATCACTCAGGCAATGTCACTGCACAGATCAAGTATTCCAAAGTGTCCAAGCGATG gAATTTTCCACATTATTACTACGACCTGAATTTTGCCATAGCAGGCTCCAATACCACCATTACAATACTGATGTTGGACACCGTCCTGCTGTGTGGAAATTCTGACGACTTCATGGGAATGGGACCAGAGGGACCATCGGATCATCGTGTGGCCAACGCACAACTTCAGTGGGTTCAGGAGAAATTGAAGACTTCCAG GTCTGACTTCCTGATTGTAGCTGGTCACTATCCTGTTTGGTCAATTGCTGAACATGGGCCCACCAAGTGTCTGGTTCAGAAGTTGTATCCGCTGCTCGTTCAGTACAGGGTCAGTGCATACTTCTGTGGACATGACCACAACCTGCAG TTTATTCGGGATAGTGATGGGATTGGTTATGTCTTGAGTGGAGCTGGAAACTTCATGGAAAATTCAACCAAGCACAAGCACCATGTTCCAGAGGGTTGGTTGAAATTTTTCTACGCGGATATTAGCTCCTTCGGGGGCTTTGTTTATGTGGAGATAGTTCCGGAGCAGATGATTATCACCTACATCGAGGCACACGGCAAATCACTGTATCGGACTACCATCCCTAGACGATCGAGCAGGTGA